The following is a genomic window from Desulforhopalus sp..
ACCAAATATCATGGAGGAAGATGGACTGAGCGCTTACGGTGAGAATAAAGTTGAGTTGAGCGGCGCCTGTTCAAGCGAAACATTAACTAATACCATAAAAACAATGGGATAGGCAAGGCAGTTGGAAGAATATTTTGTTATTATTTCTTGCCGGCAGGGGGGCAATGGCGGCAATGTCGGTCCTGTTCGGCAGTCTCCTACACTGCTACCCGTTTAGCGAGCAGCGACCAGACACCGGCAATGGCAAGGAGCGTTCCGCCGAGGAGGTTAAACCGTCGCCTGGTACGCGGCGATTCGAGCAGGCGGCGGGCCGCAGCAGCAAAGATTGCATAACTCGCGGCGTTGATTGTGGCGAGGATGACAAAGGTTGCCGCAAGGAGCCAGATCTGGGTGGCAACCCTGTCGGTATGATTAATGAACTGCGGCAGAAAGGCGACAAAGAAGATGATGCCTTTGGGATTCAAGGCGGTAATCAGGTAGGTATTGGCAAAGAGCCTCCATGGTGAGGAAGGAGGGGCCGGGGTGATACGGCCTGCGGCGGAGACAGTACCGGCTCGTAGCAGCTTGCCACCGAGATACAGCAGATACAGACCGCCGACGAGCTTGATAATGGTAAACCAGAGGGCCGAGGCGGCGAGCAGGGCG
Proteins encoded in this region:
- a CDS encoding LysE family translocator, with amino-acid sequence MAFEMWLAFVTASTILLVIPGPTILTVISYSVAHGPKAKLPLVAAVALGDSTALLFSLLGLGALLAASALWFTIIKLVGGLYLLYLGGKLLRAGTVSAAGRITPAPPSSPWRLFANTYLITALNPKGIIFFVAFLPQFINHTDRVATQIWLLAATFVILATINAASYAIFAAAARRLLESPRTRRRFNLLGGTLLAIAGVWSLLAKRVAV